A genome region from Deltaproteobacteria bacterium includes the following:
- a CDS encoding CoA activase — protein sequence MSHNRHDVFIGIDIGSVSANTVVVTENREILEERYTRTKGQPLETARDVLSDILSRYPIETIKAVAATGTGGKTIAPLIGASWTNEVIAQSKAIEYFHPEVRTAIEMGGEDAKMILLAPDDAVRSQGSGVRSKKIRVEDFAMNAVCAAGTGSFLDQQATRLGLTIEQFGELALKSKNPPRVAGRCSVFAKSDMIHLQQAATPDYDIVAGLCYAVARNFKSTIGRGKTFLKPVVFQGGVAANPGVRKAFKDVLELGDNEFIIPKYFASMGALGAVFTADYRGQISNLSPINEHHASQFKGLKELEEYIASGRKKGKGLEPLLSPARHPSYNKDWVQISNLSSKVLIGDLSPVEKVNVYLGIDVGSVSTNVVLIDEESKLVARRYLATAGRPIEAVRQGLKEIAEECGDRVNVLGVGTTGSGRYLTG from the coding sequence GTGAGTCATAACAGACACGATGTTTTTATCGGCATTGATATAGGTTCTGTTAGCGCTAATACTGTTGTTGTAACTGAAAACAGGGAAATACTTGAGGAAAGATATACCCGCACAAAAGGACAGCCCCTTGAAACAGCAAGAGATGTCTTAAGCGATATTCTATCCCGTTATCCCATTGAAACCATAAAGGCAGTTGCTGCAACAGGCACAGGCGGCAAAACTATTGCACCGCTTATAGGTGCATCTTGGACAAATGAGGTTATAGCACAGTCAAAGGCTATAGAATATTTTCATCCTGAGGTCAGGACTGCCATTGAGATGGGCGGAGAGGACGCCAAGATGATACTCCTTGCACCTGATGATGCAGTCAGGAGTCAGGGGTCAGGAGTCAGAAGTAAAAAAATACGGGTTGAAGATTTTGCAATGAATGCAGTCTGCGCTGCAGGCACAGGTTCATTCCTTGACCAGCAGGCAACAAGGCTTGGACTTACCATTGAACAGTTTGGTGAACTTGCATTAAAGTCAAAGAATCCTCCCCGTGTTGCAGGAAGGTGCAGTGTTTTTGCAAAGAGCGACATGATACATCTTCAGCAGGCAGCAACCCCTGACTATGACATAGTTGCAGGGCTCTGCTATGCGGTGGCAAGGAATTTTAAATCCACCATCGGCAGGGGAAAGACATTTTTAAAACCCGTAGTATTTCAGGGCGGCGTGGCTGCAAACCCCGGCGTCAGAAAGGCGTTTAAGGATGTGCTTGAACTTGGAGACAATGAATTTATTATCCCGAAATACTTTGCCTCAATGGGAGCCCTTGGCGCTGTATTTACTGCAGACTATCGGGGACAGATTTCAAATCTGTCACCGATAAATGAGCATCACGCATCACAATTCAAGGGTTTAAAGGAACTTGAGGAATATATTGCCTCAGGCAGAAAGAAGGGAAAAGGGCTTGAACCACTTTTAAGCCCTGCAAGACATCCATCATATAATAAGGATTGGGTCCAGATTTCAAACTTGTCCTCAAAGGTCTTAATTGGGGATCTGTCTCCAGTAGAAAAGGTAAATGTCTATCTTGGTATAGATGTTGGTTCTGTAAGCACAAATGTAGTCCTGATAGATGAAGAATCAAAACTTGTTGCAAGGAGGTATCTTGCAACAGCAGGGCGACCTATTGAGGCTGTCCGTCAGGGACTCAAAGAGATAGCGGAAGAGTGCGGAGACAGGGTAAATGTCCTAGGCGTTGGCACAACAGGATCAGGCAGGTATTTAACAGGTG
- a CDS encoding U32 family peptidase, which translates to MELICPAGNLPSLKTAIDSGADVVYTGFNDATNARNFEGLNFTMPELAEGISYAHKKGKQVYLAINTFPQNDTYPQWYASVDKAVSIGADAIILANLGILKYARAQYPDINIHLSVQASASNYESINFYKRHFGIKRVVLPRVLTVDEMKALRQNTDVEIEVFALGGLCINIEGRCYLSSFVTGASTNTEGACSPSRFVRFINEKDHLKITLNNVVLNDLAAGETSPYPTCCKGRYLTESGEYFYSFEEPESLNVLEIIPQLIDAGIDALKIEGRQRTKAYVGTVTSILRKAVDAYYENPAVYKTDGELLAQINATFEGTKPTLGCYLEK; encoded by the coding sequence ATTGAACTTATATGTCCGGCAGGGAATCTGCCTTCGTTAAAGACTGCCATAGACAGCGGCGCTGATGTGGTTTACACAGGTTTCAATGACGCTACAAATGCGCGTAATTTTGAAGGCTTGAATTTTACCATGCCCGAACTTGCAGAAGGCATTTCTTATGCGCATAAAAAGGGTAAGCAGGTCTATCTTGCAATAAATACATTTCCGCAGAATGATACATATCCGCAGTGGTATGCCTCAGTTGATAAGGCAGTGTCCATTGGCGCGGATGCAATCATCCTTGCAAATCTCGGCATATTAAAATATGCAAGGGCTCAGTATCCTGACATAAATATCCATTTAAGCGTTCAGGCAAGCGCATCAAATTATGAGAGCATAAATTTTTATAAAAGGCATTTCGGAATAAAAAGGGTTGTCCTGCCGAGGGTATTGACTGTTGATGAGATGAAGGCTTTGAGGCAGAATACTGATGTTGAGATAGAAGTGTTTGCTTTAGGAGGACTCTGCATAAATATTGAGGGCAGGTGCTATCTTTCATCATTTGTTACAGGCGCATCAACAAACACAGAAGGGGCATGCTCTCCGTCAAGGTTTGTGAGGTTTATAAATGAGAAAGACCACCTGAAGATTACACTCAATAATGTAGTTTTAAATGACTTGGCAGCAGGTGAGACATCGCCATATCCAACATGCTGCAAAGGCAGATATTTGACTGAAAGCGGAGAATATTTCTATTCATTTGAAGAGCCTGAGTCATTGAATGTCCTTGAAATCATCCCGCAACTCATTGATGCAGGCATAGATGCCTTGAAGATAGAAGGAAGGCAGCGGACAAAGGCATATGTTGGCACAGTTACATCTATTTTGAGAAAGGCAGTGGATGCTTATTATGAAAATCCTGCGGTTTATAAAACGGATGGGGAATTGCTTGCGCAGATAAACGCTACATTTGAAGGCACAAAGCCTACGCTTGGGTGTTATCTGGAGAAGTAA